The following are encoded together in the Strix aluco isolate bStrAlu1 chromosome 13, bStrAlu1.hap1, whole genome shotgun sequence genome:
- the SMIM33 gene encoding small integral membrane protein 33 isoform X1: protein MCRKDGALILTPACLLRASRSACSAMNTSMPGSQLRQPEPQDAAAFTPISVVRSVTKKSDALPMISMIVVIFVLLAIFIIVVVHYGPHLRTVQITLYHEPMPQDLDDGVHLMDWKKLGSQKKLPAQPCLREPGGVDAAGVSCRCSCKHQLPCGSAEPDVIEITYL, encoded by the exons ATGTGCAGGAAAGACGGAGCCTTAATACTCACCCCAGCTTGTCTGCTGAGAGCCTCCAG GTCAGCCTGCTCAGCCATGAACACCTCCATGCCCGGCAGCCAGCTGAGACAGCCTGAGCCCCAGGATGCAGCTGCCTTCACTCCCATCTCTGTTGTCAGGAGTGTGACAAAGAAATCTGATGCCCTGCCCATGATCTCCATGATCGTCGTCATCTTTGTCCTCTTGGCCATATTCATCATTGTTGTGGTGCACTACGGCCCCCACCTCCGCACTGTCCAGATCACCCTTTACCACGAGCCCATGCCACAGGACCTGGATGATGGGGTGCACCTCATGGACTGGAAGAAGCTGGGCTCCCAGAAGaagctgcctgcccagccctgcctgcgggaGCCGGGCGGTGTGGACGCGGCTGGCGTGAGCTGCCGGTGCTCCTGCAAGCATCAGCTTCCCTGCGGGAGTGCTGAGCCCGATGTCATCGAGATCACGTACCTGTGA
- the SMIM33 gene encoding small integral membrane protein 33 isoform X2 yields the protein MNTSMPGSQLRQPEPQDAAAFTPISVVRSVTKKSDALPMISMIVVIFVLLAIFIIVVVHYGPHLRTVQITLYHEPMPQDLDDGVHLMDWKKLGSQKKLPAQPCLREPGGVDAAGVSCRCSCKHQLPCGSAEPDVIEITYL from the coding sequence ATGAACACCTCCATGCCCGGCAGCCAGCTGAGACAGCCTGAGCCCCAGGATGCAGCTGCCTTCACTCCCATCTCTGTTGTCAGGAGTGTGACAAAGAAATCTGATGCCCTGCCCATGATCTCCATGATCGTCGTCATCTTTGTCCTCTTGGCCATATTCATCATTGTTGTGGTGCACTACGGCCCCCACCTCCGCACTGTCCAGATCACCCTTTACCACGAGCCCATGCCACAGGACCTGGATGATGGGGTGCACCTCATGGACTGGAAGAAGCTGGGCTCCCAGAAGaagctgcctgcccagccctgcctgcgggaGCCGGGCGGTGTGGACGCGGCTGGCGTGAGCTGCCGGTGCTCCTGCAAGCATCAGCTTCCCTGCGGGAGTGCTGAGCCCGATGTCATCGAGATCACGTACCTGTGA
- the PCDH12 gene encoding protocadherin-12, which produces MRRQADKPAAACWGSRVVGFTNSMLLLSRSALHLPALWWYLFLSADAQEVATFTVQYRVFEEVPPGTVIGMLAEHFEGGESGETADTFQLMETPGRFPLHVGSGDGVLSTAGRVDREQLCRHSDPCWVSFDVLAARNLALIHVEVQVLDVNDNAPRFPTPELELEMSESASLRTRIPLDRALDADAGPNAHCSYALSPSEHFALEVVSSSDGTRHAELVVVKEVDRELHSSFDLVLTATDHGEPPKSGTALIKVIVLDSNDNSPIFAESSLMVEVREDALPGTLLVTVTATDPDQGRNGEIEYSLSKHAPPEVLSSFGIDARTGSIILKHPLDYEETHAYELDVQARDLGANPIPAHCKILVKVLDVNDNAPDVHITWAARVPVLSEALPKDSFVALVTASDPDSGSNGQVHCSLSQGYEHFRLKRTNSHSYVLMTNATLDRELRAEYNLTLVVRDQGDLSLAVLKHLTICISDVNDNAPSFEKATYEVAVAENSEAPAFLLTVRASDPDLGFNGKITYSILDSSASGLVSIDPVTGDVFALQAFDYEQMRSLEFLVTAEDGGHPRLASNVSVRLAVLDQNDNAPVIIAPALAGGMATFSILVNADTGCFWVAPGNGSTQGTAAVTNATLVSCTSAPLLFTVTARDVDSGINGALRYDLVGGDDAGLFILDPLLGQVFLNASNASSLAGSEWELVIQVSDGGNIPLHTLARVRLVFRHHGAFSKISAQDPGWLSPSVVAVICLAALLGGCLLLLALTLSLRKKEKKDGMAYNCREAEDARRQQQLKKPHRQIQKTDIHLVPLLRGRPREAEPRHPCQEDLPGTATPMPGGSLQAPLHLTPTLYRTLRNQRTQKDSDEQQGTFNLPVLQRRPCQPHRPKNLAKEAVSPPDAPPHCKSLVKPSQGPMGEPPLPPHQPVGAGGPGQPQPHQHILRSLVRLSLVALAEQSPTGEFAMESPPVQQISQLLSLLHQGQFQPKTNHRGNKYTAKNGSRAAGLDADCLSTKDSGHGESEAEDRDSESGFELSVQQLVGEELETLLEPQAELALKRLTAADPEWVARLSLPLTSSYKDNIFSPDSPHSPQDEEAAKQEKPRTFETFGKGAGADTNAAGTRLASTFLSEMSTLFEMILSQKVQVHNETGSGLLRQLSAHGKSLRLEDSAPVL; this is translated from the exons ATGCGGCGGCAGGCGGACAAGCCCGCGGCAGcgtgctggggcagcagggtgGTGGGCTTCACCAACAGCATGCTGCTGCTGAGCCGCTCCGCTCTCCATCTCCCAGCCTTGTGGTGGTACCTCTTCCTCTCCGCTGACGCCCAGGAGGTGGCCACGTTCACGGTGCAGTACCGGGTGTTCGAAGAAGTGCCGCCGGGAACGGTGATAGGGATGTTGGCTGAGCACTTCGAGGGGGGTGAGAGTGGCGAAACAGCGGACACCTTCCAGCTGATGGAGACCCCCGGGAGGTTCCCGCTGCATGTGGGGAGTGGGGATGGGGTGCTCAGCACCGCCGGGCGGGTGGACAGGGAGCAGCTGTGCCGGCACAGCGATCCCTGCTGGGTCTCGTTTGACGTGCTGGCTGCCCGAAACCTGGCTCTGATTCACGTGGAGGTTCAAGTGCTGGATGTCAATGACAACGCGCCGCGGTTTCCCACAccggagctggagctggagatgTCAGAGAGTGCATCCCTGCGGACACGGATCCCGCTGGACCGAGCCCTGGACGCCGATGCCGGCCCCAATGCCCACTGCTCCTACGCCCTCTCCCCCAGCGAGCACTTTGCTCTGGAGGTCGTCTCCAGCTCTGATGGGACAAGGCACGCGGAGCTCGTCGTGGTTAAAGAAGTGGACCGGGAGCTGCACTCTTCATTCGACCTCGTGCTGACAGCCACTGATCATGGGGAGCCACCAAAATCAGGTACCGCTTTAATTAAAGTCATCGTCCTTGACTCCAATGATAACAGCCCCATCTTTGCAGAGAGCTCTTTGATGGTAGAGGTTCGGGAGGATGCTCTGCCTGGGACCCTCCTTGTGACGGTCACGGCCACTGACCCTGACCAGGGCCGCAACGGGGAGATCGAGTACAGCCTGAGCAAACATGCGCCCccggaggtgctgagctcttttgGCATCGATGCCCGCACAGGCAGCATCATCCTGAAGCACCCACTGGACTATGAGGAAACCCACGCCTACGAGCTGGATGTGCAAGCCCGGGACCTGGGTGCCAACCCCATCCCAGCGCACTGCAAGATCCTGGTCAAAGTCCTGGATGTCAACGACAACGCTCCCGATGTCCACATCACCTGGGCTGCACGGGTGCCTGTGCTCTCTGAAGCCCTCCCCAAAGACAGCTTCGTGGCTCTGGTGACGGCCAGCGACCCCGATTCAGGAAGCAACGGGCAAGTGCATTGCTCCCTCAGTCAAGGGTATGAGCACTTCAGGCTGAAGAGGACCAACAGCCACAGCTACGTGCTGATGACCAACGCCACGCTGGACAGGGAGCTGCGTGCCGAGTACAACCTGACACTGGTGGTGCGGGACCAGGGTGACCTCTCCTTGGCTGTGTTGAAGCACCTCACTATCTGCATCAGCGACGTCAATGACAACGCCCCCTCCTTCGAGAAGGCCACCTATGAGGTTGCCGTTGCTGAGAACAGCGAAGCACCTGCCTTCCTGCTCACCGTCCGTGCCAGTGATCCTGACCTGGGTTTCAACGGGAAAATCACCTACAGCATCCTGGACTCCTCTGCTTCAGGTCTGGTCTCGATCGACCCCGTGACTGGGGATGTTTTTGCCCTCCAAGCTTTTGATTATGAGCAGATGAGGAGCCTGGAGTTCCTGGTGACGGCGGAGGATGGTGGTCACCCCAGGCTGGCGTCCAATGTCTCTGTCAGGCTGGCTGTGCTTGACCAGAATGACAACGCGCCTGTCATCATTGCGCCAGCGCTGGCGGGAGGCATGGCCACGTTCTCCATCTTGGTCAATGCAGACACGGGGTGCTTCTGGGTGGCCCCTGGGAACGGGAGCACTCAAGGGACTGCAGCGGTAACCAATGCAACCCTCGTGTCATGCACCAGTGCTCCCCTCCTCTTCACCGTCACAGCCAGGGACGTGGACTCTGGCATCAACGGGGCTCTCCGGTATGATTTGGTGGGTGGGGATGATGCTGGGCTTTTCATCCTGGACCCTCTCTTGGGGCAGGTCTTCCTCAACGCCAGCAATGCCAGCAGCCTCGCTGGCAGCGAGTGGGAGCTGGTGATCCAGGTGAGCGATGGGGGGAACATCCCCCTGCACACCCTGGCCCGGGTCCGCTTAGTTTTCCGGCATCATGGGGCTTTCTCCAAAATCTCAGCCCAGGATCCCGGGTGGCTGAGCCCCTCTGTGGTGGCTGTTATCTGCCTGGCTGCTCTCCTGGGCGGGTGCCTTCTCCTTTTGGCTTTAACCCTGTCTTTGCgtaagaaggagaagaaggacgGCATGGCCTACAACTGCAGGGAAGCAGAGGATGcccgcaggcagcagcagctcaagaAGCCGCACAGGCAGATCCAGAAGACGGATATCCACCTCGTCCCGCTGCTCCGGGGCCGGCCCCGGGAGGCTGAGCCCCGCCATCCCTGCCAGGAGGACCTGCCTGGCACAGCCACCCCCATGCCAGGGGGTTCCCTGCAGGCTCCCCTCCACCTCACCCCTACTCTCTACAGGACCCTGAGAAATCAGAGGACCCAAAAAGACTCAGATGAGCAGCAGGGGACCTTCAACCTGCCCGTCCTCCAGCGccggccctgccagccccacagacCGAAAAATTTGGCCAAAGAGGCTGTGAGCCCCCCGGATGCACCACCGCACTGCAAGAGCTTGGTGAAGCCATCGCAGGGGCCCATGGGAGaaccccccctgccaccccaccAGCCCGTGGGTGCCGGGGGacctgggcagccccagccccaccagcacatCCTCAGGAGCCTGGTCCGGCTATCGCTGGTGGcgctggcagagcagagccccaCCGGAGAGTTTGCGATGGAGTCACCCCCGGTGCAG CAAAtctcccagctgctctccctgctgcaccAGGGCCAGTTCCAGcccaaaacaaaccacagggGAAACAAGTACACGGCCAAGAACGGCAGCAG GGCTGCGGGGCTGGATGCTGACTGCCTGAGCACGAAGGACAGCGGGCACGGCGAGAGCGAGGCAGAGGACCGCGATTCGGAGAGCGGCTTTGAGCTCTCTGTGCAGCAGCTggtgggagaggagctggagaccCTCCTGGAGCCACAGGCAG AGCTGGCCCTCAAGAGGCTGACGGCTGCTGACCCAGAATGGGTGGCTCGGCTCTCCCTGCCGCTCACCAGTAGTTACAAGGACAACATCTTCTCCCCCGACTCCCCGCATTCACCTCAGGATGAGGAAGCTGCAAAGCAGGAGAAACCAAGGACCTTTGAGACCTTTGGCAAAGGTGCTGGGGCTGACACGAATGCTGCTGGGACAAGACTGGCCAGcactttcctttctgaaatgagCACCCTCTTTGAAATGATTTTGTCCCAGAAGGTCCAAGTCCACAATGAAACAGGCTCGGGGCTTCTGCGGCAGCTGTCGGCACACGGGAAGAGCCTTCGACTGGAAGACAGCGCTCCTGTTCTGTAG